Proteins co-encoded in one Brassica napus cultivar Da-Ae unplaced genomic scaffold, Da-Ae ScsIHWf_965;HRSCAF=1362, whole genome shotgun sequence genomic window:
- the LOC125606754 gene encoding polyadenylate-binding protein 2-like — MTISIKKEKRKKLVRLVSSSKSKKITRVGSFSSLLSMASSSKKSAAEAKSSGKRKKSEDDLEQANLLVKRKLKDNLETKHMILKKHKVAVKKKTILVGRVPTHAGIADIIDFFKDVGQVVRVQRIVKPWLKANTRIAFVKFASSNEAEKAAQKLENLQIFGQIIASYRPSRLKYCKDHIVWNKDYLLGKEDETPSNFVESVLFVSNLSPQTKIFHIIDYFSYVGEVVTVRLIVNPEGRHVGYGFVEFDSADAAHNALELMNGEYLLDHMVFLDVAKLPPYRLLHQYNLAEKLCYEDYLRRAITKGRLDETSYEEEEGLDGTPSFVEAAAVRRKTISVGNLPCPTVIRDIIDLYKDVGQVVHVRLVTDCEGNQNGMGYIEFASAKEAEKAMKEKYLHGQKLYPYPAEEFPNLPRPKYCIDHNVWYEDQLGRENRLIDEELEEGFGETHDFAEEVALRKKTLFVYNLSPNVTTCQISAYYKNVGEVCRVRLVVNREGEHVGCGFVEFASAVEAKKALLYESRALNIHIISDVVEMSPYPIRPKYNLAEKLWRNEEYLLPVSLPIEGDYLEKPEVTKLFCGKRITFSDDD; from the exons ATGactatttctattaaaaaagaaaaaagaaagaagctcGTGCGTCTTGTTTCTAGCTCGAAGTCGAAGAAGATCACTAGGGTTGGTTCCTTTTCTTCGCTGCTCTCCATGGCTAGTTCTTCGAAGAAATCGGCCGCAGAAGCTAAATCATCGG GCAAGCGAAAAAAGTCGGAAGATGATTTGGAGCAAGCTAATTTATTGG tgAAGCGCAAGCTGAAAGATAATTTGGAGACCAAACATATGATTCTGAAGAAACATAAG GTTGCTGTAAAAAAGAAAACGATCTTGGTTGGCCGAGTCCCTACCCATGCTGGTATAGCAGATATCATTGATTTCTTCAAAGATGTTGGCCAAGTTGTTCGCGTTCAACGTATTGTGAAACCCTGGCTGAAGGCGAATACTAGAATTGCCTTTGTTAAGTTTGCTTCTTCTAACGAAGCAGAGAag GCTGCCCAAAAGCTTGAAAATTTGCAGATTTTTGGTCAGATTATTGCATCTTACCGTCCTTCACGACTCAA GTATTGCAAAGATCACATAGTCTG GAACAAAGATTACCTTCTAGGAAAAGAAGATGAGACACCTTCCAATTTTGTTGAG AGTGTTCTCTTTGTTTCCAATCTCTCTCCTCAGACTAAAATATttcatat CATCGATTACTTCAGTTATGTTGGAGAAGTGGTTACTGTTCGACTTATTGTAAATCCCGAGGGTAGGCATGTGGGCTATGGCTTTGTTGAGTTTGATTCTGCCGATGCAGCACATAATGCGCTCGAACTTATGAATGGTGAATACTTGCTCGATCACATGGTTTTTCTTGATGTGGCTAAGCTACCTCCGTACCGTCTTCTACACCA gtACAACCTTGCAGAGAAGCTCTG TTACGAAGACTATCTTCGACGAGCGATCACAAAAGGAAGACTTGATGAAACTTcctatgaagaagaagaaggcctTGATGGAACTCCAAGTTTTGTTGAG GCAGCTGCTGTAAGACGTAAGACTATATCTGTCGGCAATCTCCCTTGCCCAACTGTAATACGAGATAT CATCGATTTATACAAAGATGTTGGACAAGTTGTTCATGTTCGACTTGTTACAGACTGCGAGGGCAACCAAAATGGCATGGGCTATATTGAGTTTGCTTCTGCTAAAGAAGCAGAGAAG GCGATGAAAGAGAAGTATTTGCATGGTCAAAAATTGTATCCTTATCCGGCTGAGGAATTTCCAAACCTTCCGCGTCCCAA GTATTGCATCGATCACAATGTTTG GTACGAAGATCAACTTGGACGAGAAAACCGTTTGATCGATGAGGAATTGGAGGAAGGATTTGGTGAAACTCATGATTTTGCCGAGGAAGtagcattaagaaaaaagacACTCTTTGTTTACAATCTCTCTCCCAACGTAACAACATGTCAGAT CTCTGCTTACTACAAAAATGTTGGAGAAGTTTGCCGTGTTCGACTTGTTGTAAACCGCGAGGGTGAGCATGTGGGCTGTggctttgttgagtttgcttctGCTGTCGAAGCAAAGAAGGCGCTGCTGTACGAGAGTAGAGCTCTGAATATTCATATCATTTCTGACGTGGTTGAGATGTCTCCATACCCTATCCGACCCAA GTACAACCTTGCAGAGAAGCTCTG GAGGAACGAAGAATACCTTCTACCAGTAAGCCTTCCGATAGAAGGAGATTATTTGGAGAAACCGGAGGTGACTAAATTATTCTGCGGTAAGAGGATAACCTTCTCTGACGATGACTga